The Paenibacillus tianjinensis genome has a window encoding:
- a CDS encoding (2Fe-2S) ferredoxin domain-containing protein codes for MNMRLKVLKKHLLFCCSEHCNNQDVEDVMQAFKEQLVEQGINKTVKINKTSCLGLCGNGPFVIVYPDGIWYYNVTTEDVPRIVEEHLVNGEPVEELVMLKMEA; via the coding sequence ATGAATATGCGTTTAAAGGTTTTAAAAAAGCATCTGCTCTTCTGCTGCAGCGAGCACTGCAACAACCAGGATGTCGAAGATGTGATGCAGGCGTTCAAAGAACAGCTGGTGGAGCAAGGCATCAACAAGACCGTTAAAATCAACAAAACGAGCTGTCTCGGTCTATGCGGAAACGGCCCGTTTGTAATCGTGTATCCTGACGGCATCTGGTATTACAATGTAACGACAGAGGATGTGCCCCGTATTGTTGAGGAGCATCTCGTGAACGGCGAGCCGGTAGAAGAACTGGTTATGCTGAAAATGGAAGCTTAG
- a CDS encoding YsnF/AvaK domain-containing protein: MNKKIVGVFHNEHEASRAIEDLKSRGFLTEDISVIARDKRDVDAISDETGTKAPEGMASGAATGGLLGGVTGLLAGIGALAIPGIGPIIAAGPIAATLAGAAVGAGTGGLVGGLIGLGIPEDEAESYDNYVDEGRILVMVDADSSRANDVYDVFRNHNSANADRYLDNNVTTETAEESARGSVTDTVDAAFNGSGLEGRNDTGLDTMNSASVHDLPETKALDDVNRPGMTGDVYSGTRDGIADLDNTRLSDYDRQDDEARRLRLREEQLDVSKNKVQTGEVNVRKEIIEEQKTINVPVSHEEIVIERRSVNNDSSSTPIGADETIRIPVSEEQVDVRKNTVVTGEVDIHKREIQGTEQVKDTVKREEARIDKTGNVKVNSSDELQRDHSRTR, translated from the coding sequence ATGAATAAGAAAATTGTTGGTGTATTCCATAACGAACATGAGGCTTCACGGGCTATTGAAGATCTGAAGAGCCGGGGATTTCTTACAGAAGATATCTCCGTAATAGCAAGGGATAAGCGGGATGTAGACGCGATCAGCGACGAAACAGGAACCAAAGCACCGGAAGGCATGGCCTCGGGTGCGGCAACCGGCGGACTGCTTGGCGGGGTAACCGGACTGCTGGCAGGAATTGGTGCCCTGGCGATACCGGGGATCGGCCCGATCATTGCCGCAGGCCCGATTGCAGCGACCTTAGCTGGTGCAGCCGTTGGAGCCGGCACCGGGGGATTAGTCGGCGGGCTGATCGGACTTGGGATTCCGGAAGATGAAGCTGAGAGCTATGATAACTATGTAGACGAAGGACGGATTCTGGTTATGGTAGATGCGGACAGTTCCCGTGCAAATGACGTGTACGATGTGTTCCGTAACCATAATTCAGCCAACGCCGACCGGTACTTGGACAACAATGTAACGACTGAAACGGCAGAAGAGAGTGCCCGCGGCTCTGTAACAGACACCGTGGATGCGGCCTTTAACGGATCGGGGCTCGAAGGACGGAATGATACCGGACTCGATACGATGAATTCAGCATCTGTACATGATCTTCCTGAAACAAAAGCCCTGGATGATGTGAACCGTCCGGGGATGACGGGAGATGTGTACTCCGGCACACGTGATGGAATCGCGGATCTGGACAACACACGTTTAAGTGACTATGACCGGCAGGATGATGAAGCCCGCAGGCTGCGCCTGCGTGAGGAACAGCTGGACGTGTCCAAAAACAAAGTGCAGACCGGTGAGGTTAATGTCCGCAAGGAGATCATCGAGGAGCAGAAGACGATCAATGTTCCGGTTTCCCACGAGGAAATTGTGATCGAGCGGCGCTCGGTCAACAATGACTCCAGCTCAACACCAATTGGTGCTGATGAGACGATCCGCATTCCTGTTAGCGAGGAACAGGTGGACGTCCGTAAGAATACGGTAGTTACCGGTGAAGTAGACATTCATAAACGTGAAATTCAGGGTACAGAGCAGGTGAAGGATACCGTGAAACGCGAGGAAGCCCGGATCGACAAGACGGGTAATGTGAAGGTCAACAGCAGCGACGAGCTGCAGAGAGACCACAGCCGTACGCGTTAA